Proteins encoded within one genomic window of Pseudomonadota bacterium:
- a CDS encoding NAD(P)(+) transhydrogenase (Re/Si-specific) subunit beta: protein MPALFFLAQETASAAAPGTFAGLSYLVWFQNLIYIVSASMFIHGIKLMNSPATARQGNRQSMIAMLLAVAVTFIEPSLLRPEMVHGGDDARAWLENDAVRWGVVIAGTILGCGIGGYYAKVVKMTDMPQAVAIYNGLGGGAAALVSVATYLTMGQHVELKGASESALSIIIGTLIGSTTFTGSLVAFGKLQGLIKKATPIPRPIQLSFAVAAIILGGYLSTAQTIGAHETMLFLVMFALALIFGVAFVMPVGGADMPVMISLLNSFTGTAAAFTGFVLSNNVLIIAGALVGASGFILTNLMCVAMNRTLYNVLFSSFGTGAAAGGGSGTEGGVELETSIDDAAIMLAYAKRVIIVPGYGLAVAQAQHGVQKMAELLEKKGVEVKYAIHPVAGRMPGHMNVLLAEANVPYSLLCDMEDINPEFEQADVCLIIGANDVTNPAARNDESSPIYGMPILDCDKAKNVLVMKRGRGRGYAGIDNTLYFLPKTKMLFGDAKKTIGDLVSAVEEA from the coding sequence ATGCCCGCCTTGTTCTTCCTCGCCCAGGAGACGGCGAGCGCCGCGGCGCCCGGCACCTTTGCCGGCCTGTCGTATCTGGTCTGGTTCCAGAACCTCATCTACATCGTCTCGGCGAGCATGTTCATTCACGGCATCAAGCTGATGAACTCGCCCGCCACCGCCCGCCAGGGCAACCGCCAGTCGATGATCGCCATGCTGCTTGCAGTGGCCGTCACCTTCATCGAGCCCAGCCTGCTCCGTCCCGAGATGGTGCACGGCGGCGACGACGCACGAGCCTGGCTCGAGAATGACGCCGTTCGCTGGGGCGTGGTCATCGCGGGCACGATTCTCGGCTGCGGCATCGGCGGCTACTACGCCAAGGTCGTGAAGATGACCGACATGCCACAGGCCGTGGCCATCTACAACGGCCTGGGCGGCGGCGCCGCGGCGCTGGTGTCAGTAGCGACCTACCTCACCATGGGCCAGCACGTCGAGCTCAAGGGAGCGAGCGAATCAGCACTGTCGATCATCATTGGCACCCTCATCGGATCGACGACGTTCACCGGCTCGCTCGTGGCCTTCGGCAAGCTGCAGGGCCTCATCAAGAAGGCCACGCCCATCCCGCGACCGATTCAGCTGAGCTTCGCAGTGGCCGCCATCATCCTCGGCGGCTACCTGAGCACCGCGCAGACCATCGGCGCCCACGAGACCATGCTCTTCCTCGTGATGTTTGCCCTCGCCCTCATCTTCGGCGTGGCCTTCGTCATGCCGGTGGGCGGCGCAGACATGCCCGTCATGATCTCGCTGCTCAACTCGTTCACCGGCACCGCGGCCGCCTTCACCGGCTTCGTGCTGAGCAACAACGTGCTCATCATCGCCGGCGCGCTGGTCGGTGCCTCTGGCTTCATTCTCACCAACCTCATGTGCGTGGCCATGAACCGCACCCTCTACAACGTGCTGTTCAGCAGCTTCGGCACGGGTGCCGCGGCCGGTGGCGGTAGCGGCACTGAAGGCGGGGTCGAGCTCGAGACCTCGATCGACGACGCGGCCATCATGCTGGCCTACGCCAAGCGGGTCATCATCGTTCCGGGCTACGGCCTGGCCGTGGCCCAGGCGCAGCACGGCGTGCAGAAGATGGCCGAGCTGCTCGAGAAGAAGGGCGTCGAGGTCAAGTACGCCATCCACCCTGTGGCGGGGCGCATGCCCGGTCACATGAACGTGCTGCTGGCCGAAGCCAACGTCCCCTACTCGCTGCTCTGCGACATGGAGGACATCAACCCCGAGTTCGAGCAGGCCGACGTCTGTCTCATCATCGGCGCCAACGACGTGACCAACCCTGCCGCGCGCAACGACGAGAGCAGCCCCATCTACGGCATGCCCATCCTCGATTGCGACAAGGCCAAGAACGTGCTCGTCATGAAGCGCGGGCGCGGCCGAGGCTACGCGGGCATCGACAACACCCTCTACTTCCTGCCGAAGACCAAGATGCTCTTCGGCGACGCGAAGAAGACCATCGGCGATCTGGTGAGCGCCGTCGAAGAGGCCTGA
- a CDS encoding NAD(P) transhydrogenase subunit alpha, protein MTLLLGIYLFVMAVFVGHEIISKVPPTLHTPLMSGTNAIHGIVLVGAIMIAGRPTSIWSLILGFLALVFAGVNVMGGFVVTDRMLEMFKKKEAK, encoded by the coding sequence ATGACACTCTTACTTGGCATCTACCTCTTCGTGATGGCGGTCTTCGTCGGTCACGAGATCATCTCGAAAGTGCCGCCTACGCTGCACACCCCCCTGATGTCGGGCACCAACGCCATTCACGGCATCGTACTGGTGGGCGCCATCATGATCGCGGGAAGACCCACCTCCATCTGGAGCCTCATCCTGGGCTTCCTGGCCCTGGTCTTCGCCGGCGTCAACGTGATGGGCGGCTTCGTGGTCACCGACCGCATGCTCGAGATGTTCAAGAAGAAGGAGGCGAAGTAG
- a CDS encoding Re/Si-specific NAD(P)(+) transhydrogenase subunit alpha yields the protein MIIGVPKESAPGETRVALVPETVGKWVKGGAEVVIESGAGVAAGCPDDTYTAVGAKLAGSAKELFAQADTIVKVQAPTVEEVQMMKDGAFLLSFVYPVQNLELVKALNAKKITCYAMDAVPRISRAQVMDALSSMATVGGYKAVLYAAVKQVRFFPMLTTAAGTIAPARVVILGVGVAGLQAIATARRLGAVVEAYDVRPAVKEQVESLGAKFIDSGIKAEGAGGYAREQTDEEKKQAQDVLAKHIAAADVVITTALVPGKKAPILVNADHVKSMKPGSVIVDMAAEQGGNCELTEPGQDVTKHGVLICGVINLPASMPFHASQMYSRNIHALLSHLYKSNALALDFNEEVCRDAAITHEGEVRHAATKAAMGA from the coding sequence ATGATCATCGGAGTTCCCAAGGAGAGCGCCCCGGGCGAGACCCGCGTGGCACTGGTGCCCGAAACCGTCGGCAAATGGGTCAAGGGCGGCGCTGAGGTCGTCATCGAGAGCGGCGCAGGTGTTGCGGCCGGATGCCCGGACGACACCTACACCGCGGTTGGCGCGAAGCTTGCCGGCAGTGCGAAAGAGCTGTTCGCACAGGCCGACACCATCGTGAAGGTTCAGGCGCCCACCGTCGAAGAGGTGCAGATGATGAAGGACGGGGCCTTCCTCCTGTCCTTCGTGTATCCGGTGCAGAACCTCGAGCTCGTGAAGGCTCTCAACGCGAAGAAGATCACCTGCTACGCCATGGACGCCGTGCCGCGCATCAGCCGCGCCCAGGTGATGGACGCCCTCTCGTCGATGGCCACGGTGGGCGGATACAAAGCGGTTCTGTACGCCGCAGTGAAGCAGGTACGCTTCTTCCCGATGCTCACCACCGCCGCGGGCACCATCGCCCCGGCGCGCGTGGTGATCCTCGGCGTGGGCGTGGCGGGCCTGCAAGCCATCGCCACGGCCCGTCGCCTCGGCGCCGTGGTGGAGGCCTACGACGTTCGCCCCGCCGTGAAGGAGCAGGTCGAGAGCCTGGGCGCAAAGTTCATCGACTCAGGCATCAAGGCCGAGGGCGCTGGCGGATACGCTCGCGAGCAGACCGACGAGGAGAAGAAGCAGGCGCAGGACGTGCTGGCCAAGCACATCGCCGCCGCCGACGTGGTCATCACCACGGCCCTCGTCCCCGGCAAGAAGGCCCCCATTCTCGTGAATGCCGACCACGTCAAGTCGATGAAGCCAGGCTCGGTCATCGTCGACATGGCGGCCGAGCAAGGCGGCAACTGCGAGCTCACCGAACCCGGCCAGGATGTGACGAAGCACGGAGTACTCATCTGCGGCGTCATCAACCTGCCCGCGAGCATGCCGTTCCACGCCAGCCAGATGTACTCACGCAACATCCATGCGCTGCTGAGCCACCTGTACAAGAGTAACGCGCTCGCCCTCGACTTCAACGAAGAGGTCTGCCGAGACGCCGCCATCACGCACGAAGGCGAGGTCCGCCACGCGGCCACAAAAGCCGCCATGGGGGCCTAG